The following are encoded together in the Streptomyces sp. NBC_01465 genome:
- a CDS encoding substrate-binding domain-containing protein — MPEKSVTSRRGMLFGTAAVSAGAFLTACTSNDPKKTESTTSNQPAASDDKPGTPVTIGFAGPQADHGWLNAINDNAKSRAKKYSEVTLEITEGSNDTAAQIGQVQTLINKKVDVLVILPADGKALTQVGLQAMKAGIPVINLDRVFASPQAYRCWIGGDNYGMGFNAGNYIGEQLKDKADAKVIELAGIDNLELTKQRTQGFDDALKNFPNIKKVARQAADFTVESGQAKMAQLLQAQSQFDALWNHDDDQGVGALRAIAQAGRKDFLMVGGAGAKSAMDAIKADNSVLKATVLYPPTMSASAIDLARALGQKKGVSGMAELEIPTSITLYSAVVTKDNIDQYLPTGFA, encoded by the coding sequence ATGCCAGAAAAGAGCGTTACGTCCCGCAGAGGGATGCTGTTCGGCACCGCCGCCGTGTCGGCGGGCGCCTTCCTCACCGCCTGCACCAGCAACGACCCGAAGAAGACCGAGAGCACGACCAGCAATCAGCCGGCCGCCTCCGACGACAAGCCCGGCACCCCGGTCACCATCGGCTTCGCCGGACCGCAGGCCGACCACGGCTGGCTGAACGCGATCAACGACAACGCCAAGTCGCGTGCCAAGAAGTACTCCGAGGTGACCCTGGAGATCACCGAGGGCTCCAACGACACGGCCGCCCAGATCGGCCAGGTGCAGACCCTCATCAACAAGAAGGTCGACGTCCTGGTGATCCTCCCGGCCGACGGCAAGGCCCTCACCCAGGTCGGCCTCCAGGCGATGAAGGCGGGCATCCCCGTCATCAACCTGGACCGGGTCTTCGCCTCCCCGCAGGCCTACCGCTGCTGGATCGGCGGCGACAACTACGGCATGGGCTTCAACGCCGGGAACTACATCGGCGAGCAGCTCAAGGACAAGGCCGACGCCAAGGTCATCGAGCTCGCGGGCATCGACAACCTGGAGCTGACCAAGCAGCGCACCCAGGGCTTCGACGACGCCCTGAAGAACTTCCCCAACATCAAGAAGGTGGCCCGCCAGGCCGCCGACTTCACCGTCGAGTCGGGTCAGGCCAAGATGGCCCAACTCCTCCAGGCACAGAGCCAGTTCGACGCGCTCTGGAACCACGACGACGACCAGGGCGTCGGCGCGCTGCGCGCCATCGCGCAGGCCGGCCGCAAGGACTTCCTGATGGTCGGCGGGGCCGGAGCCAAGTCCGCGATGGACGCCATCAAGGCCGACAACTCGGTCCTGAAGGCCACCGTCCTCTACCCGCCCACCATGTCGGCGTCCGCCATCGACCTGGCGCGCGCCCTCGGCCAGAAGAAGGGCGTCTCGGGGATGGCCGAGCTGGAGATCCCCACCTCGATCACCCTCTACTCGGCCGTCGTGACCAAGGACAACATCGACCAGTACCTGCCCACCGGCTTCGCCTGA
- a CDS encoding Gfo/Idh/MocA family protein — MDQTDNEAPPPTLGVGMVGYAFMGAAHSQGWRTASRVFDLPLRPVLAAVCGRDAAAVRAAARKHGWAATETDWRDLIARDDVQLVDICTPGDSHAEIAIAALEAGKHVLCEKPLANSVAEAEAMAEAAERARARGQLAMVGFNYRRVPAVAYGRRMIAEGRLGALRHVRVTYLQDWLVDPDFPLTWRLKREYAGSGALGDLGAHAVDLAQYLAGEHLAGVSALTETFVRDRPLLAGASSGLSGAASAERGPVTVDDAALFTGRLTGGALASFEATRMASGRKNALLVELNGERGSLAFDLERLNELSFHDHTEPAVTSGFRRILVTEPEHPYLEAWWPPGHALGYEHTFVHQARDLVEAIASGVDPAPSFADGLQVQRVLAAVEESAQKNSVYTPVQP; from the coding sequence ATGGACCAGACGGACAATGAGGCCCCGCCGCCGACGCTCGGCGTGGGCATGGTCGGGTACGCGTTCATGGGCGCCGCCCACTCCCAGGGGTGGCGCACCGCGAGCCGTGTCTTCGACCTGCCCCTGCGGCCGGTGCTCGCCGCCGTCTGCGGACGTGACGCGGCCGCGGTTCGGGCCGCCGCGCGGAAGCACGGCTGGGCGGCCACCGAGACCGACTGGCGGGACCTCATCGCCCGCGACGACGTACAGCTCGTCGACATCTGCACCCCGGGCGACAGCCACGCCGAGATCGCGATCGCGGCGCTGGAGGCGGGCAAGCACGTGCTCTGCGAGAAGCCGCTCGCCAATTCGGTCGCCGAGGCGGAGGCGATGGCCGAGGCGGCCGAACGGGCCCGTGCACGCGGCCAGTTGGCGATGGTCGGCTTCAACTACCGCAGGGTGCCGGCCGTCGCGTACGGCCGCAGGATGATCGCCGAAGGGCGGCTCGGGGCGCTGCGGCACGTACGGGTCACCTACCTCCAGGACTGGCTGGTCGACCCCGACTTCCCGCTGACCTGGCGCCTCAAGCGCGAGTACGCGGGCTCGGGCGCGCTCGGCGACCTGGGCGCGCACGCGGTGGACCTCGCGCAGTACCTGGCGGGGGAGCACCTCGCCGGGGTCTCCGCGCTCACCGAGACGTTCGTACGGGACCGGCCCCTGCTCGCCGGGGCGTCCAGCGGTCTCTCGGGCGCGGCGTCGGCGGAGCGCGGTCCGGTCACGGTCGACGACGCCGCCCTGTTCACGGGGCGGCTCACCGGCGGGGCGCTCGCCTCCTTCGAGGCGACGCGGATGGCGTCGGGGCGCAAGAACGCGCTGCTGGTCGAACTCAACGGTGAGCGCGGCTCGTTGGCGTTCGACCTGGAGCGGCTCAACGAGCTCTCCTTCCACGACCACACCGAGCCGGCCGTCACCTCCGGCTTCCGCCGGATCCTGGTCACCGAGCCCGAACACCCCTATCTGGAGGCCTGGTGGCCGCCCGGCCACGCACTGGGCTACGAGCACACCTTCGTCCACCAGGCCCGCGACCTCGTCGAGGCGATCGCGTCGGGAGTCGACCCGGCGCCGTCCTTCGCGGACGGTCTGCAGGTCCAGCGGGTGCTGGCCGCGGTCGAGGAGAGCGCCCAGAAGAACTCCGTCTACACCCCCGTACAGCCTTAG
- a CDS encoding sugar phosphate isomerase/epimerase family protein, translated as MSRPFTLFTGQWADLPLEEVCRLARDFGYDGLELACWGDHFEVDKALADPAYLDSRHQLLDKYGLKCWAISNHLVGQAVCDSIIDERHQAILPARIWGDGEGEGVRQRAAQEIKDTARAAAAFGVDTVIGFTGSSIWHLVAMFPPAPESMIERGYEDFATRWNPILDVFDAEGVRFAHEVHPSEIAYDYWTTKRALEAVDHRPAFGLNFDPSHFVWQDLDPVGFLYDFRDRIYHVDCKEARKRLDGRNGRLGSHLPWGDPRRGWDFVSAGHGDVPWEDVFRMLNSIAYKGPISIEWEDAGMDRLQGAPQALVDLKRFDFDLPTASFDAAFGGGE; from the coding sequence ATGTCACGCCCCTTCACGCTCTTCACCGGCCAGTGGGCCGATCTGCCCCTCGAAGAGGTCTGCAGGCTCGCCCGCGACTTCGGCTACGACGGCCTTGAACTCGCCTGCTGGGGCGACCACTTCGAGGTCGACAAGGCGCTGGCGGACCCGGCGTACCTCGACTCCAGGCACCAGCTGCTCGACAAGTACGGACTGAAGTGCTGGGCGATCTCCAACCACCTGGTCGGCCAGGCCGTCTGCGACTCCATCATCGACGAACGCCACCAGGCGATCCTGCCCGCCCGCATCTGGGGCGACGGCGAGGGCGAAGGCGTACGGCAGCGGGCGGCCCAGGAGATCAAGGACACCGCACGCGCGGCCGCCGCCTTCGGCGTGGACACCGTCATCGGCTTCACAGGGTCGTCGATCTGGCATCTGGTCGCGATGTTCCCGCCGGCCCCCGAGTCGATGATCGAGCGCGGGTACGAGGACTTTGCGACCCGGTGGAACCCGATCCTGGACGTCTTCGACGCCGAGGGCGTGCGCTTCGCCCACGAGGTCCATCCGAGCGAGATCGCGTACGACTACTGGACAACGAAGCGTGCCCTGGAGGCAGTTGACCACCGGCCCGCTTTCGGCCTGAACTTCGACCCCAGTCATTTCGTCTGGCAGGACCTCGACCCGGTCGGCTTCCTCTACGACTTCCGCGACCGGATCTACCACGTCGACTGCAAGGAGGCCCGCAAACGCCTCGACGGCCGCAACGGCCGCCTCGGCTCGCACCTGCCCTGGGGCGACCCCCGGCGCGGCTGGGACTTCGTCTCGGCCGGGCATGGCGACGTGCCGTGGGAGGACGTGTTCCGGATGCTCAACTCCATCGCCTACAAGGGGCCGATCTCCATCGAGTGGGAGGACGCGGGGATGGACCGGCTGCAGGGCGCCCCGCAGGCCCTCGTCGACCTGAAGCGCTTCGATTTCGACCTGCCCACCGCCTCCTTCGACGCCGCCTTCGGAGGCGGCGAGTAG
- a CDS encoding ThuA domain-containing protein, producing the protein MHRKRLRARKALALLTGGLLAAATLTLGAAPGASADPAPKAAAAEDFQQVTLAKGGEETGEPMSLAVLPDRTVLHTSREGDLRSTDAAGNTRVVGTIPVYSHDEEGLQGIAIDPGFSENRAIYLYYAPPLNTPAGDAPDTGTAADFAKFDGINQLSRFTLKADGTLDNASEKKILEVPTTRGICCHVGGDLDFDAQGNLYLSTGDDSNPFASDGFSPMDQRPGRNPAYDARRTAGNSNDLRGKILRIKVNDDATYSIPDGNLFAPGTDKTRPEIYAMGFRNPFRFSVDKATGIVYVGDYGPDAGAADPKRGPAGQVEFARVTKPGNFGWPFCTGKNDPYIEYDFETKVSGAAFDCNAPKNTSPYNTGITDLPPAQPAWIPYDGGSVPEFGTGSESPMGGPVYHYDANLDSPVKFPEAYDGDFFAGEFGRRWIKRISSTDDGTVESINPIPWTGTQVMDMAFGPDGALYVLDYGTAWFGGDENTGLYRIENATGGHSPVAEASASKTSGHAPLKTTFSSAGTTDSDGDALTYSWDFGDGGKSTEANPTYTYKKNGTYTATVTAKDPTGRTGSASAHVTVGNTAPTVTLELPGDGALFTFGDEVPFKVKVTDPEDGTIDCTKVKVNFVLGHDSHGHLITSTTGCTGTIKTTIDGGHDPNANVFGVIDAEYTDGGGGGQASLTGKDQAQLQPRHRQAEHFTGSSGIKTYDKASAHGGKTVGDINNDDWISFKPYILAGSTKLTARLSSGGAGGFIEVRAGSADGTLLGSAPVPVTGSWDTFQDIDVPLRSVPKKATELFLVFKGGEGALYDIDDFELSNTPVDKTAKRVLVFSKTAAFRHDAIPEGIAALKELGASSNITVDATEEAAQFTTSNLARYDAVVFLSTTGDVLNADQQKAFENFITTGGGYMGVHAAADTEYDWSFYGGLVGAYFQGHPAIQPATVRIEDHTNPATAHLGDSWEHTDELYNYRTNPRSSTKVLATLDETTYTGGTMKGDHPIAWCQTYQGGRSFYTGLGHTKESYAEDAFRKHLLGGLRYAAGQVKADCKPSTGYRALFNGKTAEGWKQAGPGKFNVVDGQLQSEGGMGLLYYQAKQFNAYSLKLDWKMAGDDNSGVFVGFPESDDPWSAVNNGYEVQIDASDAPDRTTGSVYSFKSANIKARDQVLRPPGQWNNYEIRVQGERLTIFLNGVKINDFTNTDPARSLKDGYIGLQNHGADDQVSFRNIQLKELPAA; encoded by the coding sequence GTGCACAGAAAGCGGCTCAGAGCCCGTAAAGCACTCGCACTCCTCACCGGCGGCCTTCTCGCCGCCGCCACCCTCACCCTCGGCGCCGCACCCGGCGCATCGGCCGACCCGGCCCCCAAGGCCGCCGCAGCCGAGGACTTCCAGCAGGTCACCCTCGCCAAGGGCGGGGAGGAGACCGGCGAGCCCATGTCGCTCGCCGTACTCCCGGACCGCACCGTGCTGCACACCTCGCGCGAAGGCGACCTGCGCAGCACCGACGCCGCCGGCAACACCCGCGTCGTCGGCACCATCCCCGTCTATTCGCACGACGAGGAAGGTCTCCAGGGGATCGCCATCGACCCCGGGTTCAGCGAGAACCGCGCGATCTACCTCTACTACGCGCCCCCGCTGAACACTCCTGCCGGGGACGCCCCCGACACCGGCACCGCGGCCGACTTCGCCAAGTTCGACGGGATCAACCAGCTGTCCCGGTTCACCCTCAAGGCGGACGGCACCCTCGACAACGCCAGCGAGAAGAAGATCCTCGAAGTCCCCACCACCCGCGGCATCTGCTGCCACGTCGGCGGCGACCTCGACTTCGACGCGCAGGGCAACCTCTACCTGTCGACCGGCGACGACTCCAACCCCTTCGCCTCCGACGGCTTCAGCCCGATGGACCAGCGCCCGGGCCGCAACCCCGCGTACGACGCCCGGCGCACTGCCGGCAACTCCAACGACCTGCGCGGCAAGATCCTCCGCATCAAGGTCAACGACGACGCGACGTACTCCATCCCGGACGGCAACCTCTTCGCCCCGGGCACGGACAAGACGCGCCCCGAGATCTACGCGATGGGCTTCCGCAACCCCTTCCGGTTCAGCGTCGACAAGGCCACCGGCATCGTCTACGTCGGCGACTACGGGCCCGACGCGGGCGCGGCCGACCCCAAGCGCGGTCCGGCAGGACAGGTCGAGTTCGCCCGGGTGACCAAGCCCGGAAACTTCGGCTGGCCGTTCTGCACCGGCAAGAACGACCCGTACATCGAGTACGACTTCGAGACCAAGGTCTCCGGCGCCGCCTTCGACTGCAACGCGCCGAAGAACACCTCGCCGTACAACACGGGCATCACCGACCTGCCGCCCGCGCAGCCGGCCTGGATCCCGTACGACGGCGGCTCGGTGCCCGAGTTCGGCACCGGATCCGAGTCCCCGATGGGCGGGCCCGTCTACCACTACGACGCGAACCTCGACTCCCCGGTCAAGTTCCCCGAGGCGTACGACGGCGACTTCTTCGCCGGTGAGTTCGGCCGCCGCTGGATCAAGCGCATCTCCTCCACGGACGACGGCACGGTCGAGTCGATCAACCCGATCCCCTGGACCGGCACCCAGGTCATGGACATGGCCTTCGGCCCGGACGGCGCGCTCTACGTCCTGGACTACGGCACCGCCTGGTTCGGCGGCGACGAGAACACCGGGCTGTACCGCATCGAGAACGCCACCGGCGGGCACTCCCCGGTCGCCGAGGCCTCGGCGAGCAAGACGTCCGGCCACGCCCCGCTGAAGACCACCTTCTCCTCGGCCGGCACCACGGACTCCGACGGCGACGCCCTCACGTACAGCTGGGACTTCGGCGACGGCGGCAAGTCCACCGAGGCCAACCCCACGTACACGTACAAGAAGAACGGCACCTACACCGCGACCGTCACCGCCAAGGACCCCACGGGCCGCACCGGTTCGGCGAGCGCGCACGTGACCGTCGGCAACACGGCGCCCACCGTCACCCTTGAACTGCCGGGCGACGGAGCCCTGTTCACCTTCGGCGACGAGGTCCCCTTCAAGGTGAAGGTCACCGACCCCGAGGACGGCACGATCGACTGCACCAAGGTCAAGGTGAACTTCGTCCTCGGCCACGACAGCCACGGCCACCTCATCACCTCCACCACCGGATGCACCGGCACGATCAAGACCACCATCGACGGCGGGCACGACCCGAACGCCAACGTCTTCGGGGTCATCGACGCCGAGTACACCGACGGCGGAGGCGGCGGCCAGGCCTCGCTCACCGGTAAGGACCAGGCGCAGCTGCAGCCCAGGCACCGGCAGGCCGAGCACTTCACCGGCTCCTCCGGCATCAAGACGTACGACAAGGCGAGCGCGCACGGCGGCAAGACCGTCGGCGACATCAACAACGACGACTGGATCTCCTTCAAGCCCTACATCCTGGCCGGATCCACCAAGCTCACCGCCCGGCTCTCCTCCGGCGGCGCGGGCGGATTCATCGAAGTACGGGCAGGATCGGCCGACGGCACCCTGCTCGGCTCCGCGCCGGTGCCGGTGACCGGAAGCTGGGACACCTTCCAGGACATCGACGTACCGCTGAGGTCCGTGCCGAAGAAGGCCACCGAGCTGTTCCTGGTCTTCAAGGGCGGTGAAGGGGCGCTCTACGACATCGACGACTTCGAGCTCTCCAACACCCCGGTGGACAAGACCGCCAAGCGCGTCCTGGTCTTCTCCAAGACCGCCGCCTTCCGGCACGACGCCATCCCCGAGGGGATCGCGGCCCTCAAGGAGCTGGGTGCGTCCAGCAACATCACCGTGGACGCCACCGAGGAGGCGGCCCAGTTCACCACCAGCAACCTCGCCCGGTACGACGCGGTGGTGTTCCTGTCGACGACCGGTGACGTGCTCAACGCCGATCAGCAGAAGGCGTTCGAGAACTTCATCACCACCGGCGGCGGCTACATGGGCGTCCACGCGGCGGCCGACACCGAGTACGACTGGTCGTTCTACGGCGGACTCGTCGGCGCGTACTTCCAAGGACACCCGGCGATCCAGCCGGCCACGGTCCGCATCGAGGACCACACCAACCCGGCCACCGCGCACCTCGGCGACAGCTGGGAGCACACCGACGAGCTGTACAACTACCGTACCAACCCGCGCAGTTCGACCAAGGTGCTCGCCACGCTCGACGAGACCACCTACACCGGCGGCACCATGAAGGGCGACCACCCGATCGCCTGGTGCCAGACCTACCAGGGCGGCCGCTCCTTCTACACCGGCCTCGGCCACACCAAGGAGTCGTACGCCGAGGACGCCTTCCGCAAGCACCTGCTCGGCGGGCTCAGGTACGCCGCCGGCCAGGTCAAGGCCGACTGCAAGCCGAGCACCGGCTACCGCGCGCTCTTCAACGGCAAGACGGCGGAAGGCTGGAAGCAGGCGGGCCCGGGGAAGTTCAACGTCGTCGACGGACAGCTGCAGTCCGAGGGCGGCATGGGCCTCCTCTACTACCAGGCCAAGCAGTTCAACGCGTACTCGCTGAAGCTCGACTGGAAGATGGCGGGCGACGACAACTCGGGAGTCTTCGTCGGCTTCCCCGAGTCGGACGACCCCTGGTCGGCGGTCAACAACGGCTACGAGGTCCAGATCGACGCCTCCGACGCCCCCGACCGTACGACCGGCTCGGTCTACTCCTTCAAGTCGGCCAACATCAAGGCCCGCGACCAGGTGCTCCGGCCCCCGGGGCAGTGGAACAACTACGAGATCCGGGTGCAGGGAGAGCGGCTCACCATCTTCCTCAACGGCGTGAAGATCAATGACTTCACCAACACCGACCCGGCGCGCAGCCTGAAGGACGGCTACATCGGCCTGCAGAACCACGGGGCCGACGACCAGGTGTCCTTCCGCAACATCCAGCTCAAGGAGCTGCCGGCGGCCTAG
- a CDS encoding inositol-3-phosphate synthase, with the protein MSAASVRKGVGVWFVGARGSVATTAVAGNAAVVAGLHPATGMVTETPPFAASGLPALSSLVFGGHDTASCPLPKRAEALAEGGVLPHGLPSAVRAELAAADGQIRPGGPLPGDTRTDEELIAAFAADITDFIAEGGLARAVVINVSSTEPAPGAGDPRLPASTLYAAAALRAGCPYINFTPSTGLRAAALQDAVADCGLPHAGRDGKTGQTLLRSVLAPMFVQRALGVRAWSGSNLLGGGDGAALADPAAAAAKNAGKERVLTDTLGAAPEGEVHIDDVPSLGDWKTAWDHIAFDGFLGSRMILQTIWQGCDSALAAPLVLDLARLVARAHEVGLSGPLPQLGFYFKDPDGGGSASLSEQYGELLGFAVRLGESR; encoded by the coding sequence GTGTCCGCAGCGTCAGTACGCAAGGGAGTCGGAGTCTGGTTCGTCGGAGCACGCGGCTCCGTCGCCACCACCGCGGTCGCGGGGAACGCGGCGGTCGTCGCGGGCCTCCACCCGGCGACCGGCATGGTCACCGAGACACCGCCCTTCGCCGCATCGGGGCTGCCCGCCCTCTCCTCACTGGTCTTCGGCGGCCACGACACGGCCAGCTGCCCGCTGCCCAAGCGGGCCGAGGCGCTGGCCGAAGGCGGGGTGCTGCCGCATGGGCTGCCGTCGGCGGTACGGGCCGAACTCGCGGCGGCGGACGGGCAGATACGCCCAGGGGGCCCGCTCCCGGGTGACACGCGTACGGATGAGGAGCTGATCGCGGCGTTCGCGGCGGACATCACGGACTTCATTGCCGAGGGAGGTCTGGCGCGGGCGGTCGTCATCAACGTCTCCTCGACGGAACCCGCACCGGGCGCCGGCGACCCGCGGCTCCCCGCCAGCACGCTTTACGCGGCCGCCGCCCTGCGGGCCGGCTGCCCGTACATCAACTTCACCCCCTCCACCGGGCTGCGCGCAGCGGCCCTCCAGGACGCCGTCGCGGACTGCGGACTTCCCCACGCGGGCCGCGACGGCAAAACGGGCCAGACACTGCTGCGTTCCGTCCTCGCCCCGATGTTCGTCCAGCGTGCGCTGGGAGTGCGGGCCTGGTCCGGCAGCAACCTGCTGGGCGGCGGCGACGGAGCGGCGCTGGCGGATCCCGCCGCGGCGGCCGCGAAGAACGCGGGCAAGGAACGGGTCCTCACGGACACGCTCGGGGCGGCCCCCGAGGGAGAGGTCCACATCGACGACGTGCCCTCGCTCGGCGACTGGAAGACGGCCTGGGACCACATCGCCTTCGACGGGTTCCTCGGCTCGCGAATGATCCTCCAGACGATCTGGCAGGGCTGCGACTCGGCACTCGCGGCGCCGCTGGTGCTGGATTTGGCGCGGTTGGTGGCGCGGGCGCACGAGGTGGGTCTCAGCGGTCCGCTGCCGCAGCTCGGGTTCTACTTCAAGGATCCGGACGGGGGCGGGTCGGCGTCGCTCTCCGAGCAGTACGGGGAGTTGTTGGGGTTCGCGGTGCGGCTGGGGGAGTCGCGATGA